The following coding sequences are from one Plectropomus leopardus isolate mb chromosome 10, YSFRI_Pleo_2.0, whole genome shotgun sequence window:
- the olig1 gene encoding oligodendrocyte transcription factor 1 gives MNVLSNPVIRAQEPSLPLCGPGSVQDLPHCPPGFNLSSRLNPAPMLGLQSSQRPTKPQRELSPEEQQELRRKINSRERKRMQDLNIAMDALREVMVPYASSPSSASSSQSHQPGAPPGRRLSKISTLVLARNYILLLGSSLQEMRRLLGEVSVGMGVNTGPVPRLLLAGGWPLISGPSQLLLTQESLLTSAASSSSSSSASSSSAVKCPLLSPGPMEASLTPVQWSSAGASGGPLCPCGVCRLPRFSHSTPAPRFPK, from the coding sequence ATGAATGTGCTGTCAAACCCAGTGATCAGGGCCCAGGAGCCATCTCTGCCACTCTGTGGCCCCGGGTCCGTCCAGGACTTACCCCACTGCCCTCCCGGGTTCAACCTGAGCTCCCGCCTGAATCCTGCTCCCATGCTCGGCCTCCAGAGCAGCCAGAGACCAACCAAACCCCAGAGGGAGCTGAGcccagaggagcagcaggagctcCGGAGGAAGATCAATAGCAGGGAGAGGAAACGCATGCAGGACTTGAACATCGCCATGGATGCTCTGAGGGAGGTCATGGTACCTTACGCCTCCTCGCcatcctccgcctcctcctctcagtCCCACCAGCCCGGTGCTCCTCCAGGCCGCAGGCTCTCCAAGATCTCCACCCTGGTTCTGGCCAGGAACTACATCCTCCTGCTGGGCTCGTCTCTGCAGGAGATGCGGCGGCTGCTGGGGGAGGTCAGCGTCGGGATGGGCGTGAACACAGGACCCGTCCCCCGGCTGCTGCTGGCAGGAGGGTGGCCCCTAATCTCAGGCCCCAGTCAGCTCCTCCTCACCCAGGAGTCTCTCCTCACCTCAGCAGcatcctcctcatcttcctcctctgcttcatCGTCCTCTGCTGTTAAATGTCCCCTGCTGTCCCCAGGGCCCATGGAGGCCTCGCTGACTCCTGTTCAGTGGAGCTCTGCAGGGGCCTCAGGAGGGCCCCTGTGTCCCTGTGGAGTCTGCAGACTGCCCAGATTTAGCCACTCCACTCCGGCTCCGAGATTCCCAAAGTGA
- the olig2 gene encoding oligodendrocyte transcription factor 2, protein MDSDTSRVSSRPSSPEVDDIFLSTLKKSVHGFSGAVSSTQSDSPSELPGLRGLSSADEDALALRLSKKDRKLLSENELQTIRLKINSRERKRMHDLNVAMDGLREVMPYAHGPSVRKLSKIATLLLARNYILMLSNSLEEMKRLVSEIYGSSGHHGGFHPAACGTMTHAGPVPGHPAASHASHPAVHHPLLPPAVSTASLSAPGISAVTSVRPHHGLLKAPAAGAGPLGSSFQHWGVGTGMPCPCSMCQVPPPHVSSMSAVTMPRLTGDSK, encoded by the coding sequence ATGGACTCAGACACGAGCCGCGTTTCCAGCAGACCCTCATCCCCTGAGGTGGACGACATCTTCTTGTCCACCCTGAAAAAGTCGGTGCACGGTTTCTCCGGCGCCGTGTCCTCCACACAGAGCGACTCTCCATCGGAGCTCCCCGGCCTGCGCGGCCTCTCCAGCGCCGACGAGGACGCGCTCGCGCTCCGGCTCTCCAAAAAAGACCGTAAACTCCTGTCCGAAAATGAGTTGCAGACCATCCGTCTCAAGATAAACAGTCGCGAGAGGAAAAGGATGCACGACCTTAACGTGGCCATGGACGGGCTCCGCGAGGTCATGCCATACGCGCACGGACCGTCGGTGCGTAAGCTCTCCAAAATCGCTACCCTGTTGCTGGCGAGAAACTACATCCTGATGCTGAGCAACTCTCTGGAGGAGATGAAGCGGCTGGTGAGCGAGATCTACGGCAGCAGCGGACACCACGGTGGCTTCCACCCGGCAGCCTGTGGGACTATGACGCACGCGGGGCCCGTGCCGGGACACCCGGCGGCTTCCCACGCCTCTCACCCGGCCGTGCACCACCCGCTCCTCCCACCAGCCGTCTCCACCGCCTCTCTGTCAGCGCCCGGTATCTCCGCCGTCACCTCGGTCAGACCCCATCACGGACTCCTCAAAGCGCCCGCAGCCGGCGCGGGGCCGCTGGGCAGCAGCTTCCAGCACTGGGGCGTCGGCACCGGGATGCCGTGTCCGTGCAGCATGTGCCAAGTCCCGCCTCCGCATGTGAGCAGCATGAGCGCCGTCACCATGCCGAGGCTGACCGGCGACTCCAAGTGA